The following proteins are encoded in a genomic region of Streptococcus equi subsp. equi:
- a CDS encoding zinc protease, producing the protein MKLIQGVQLHLIKNKTFKTNQITFRFSGDLNQKTVAKRVLVAQMLATANDTYPTAKQFREKLAQMYGASLSTHVSTKGLVHIVDIDITFIQDQYAFYGEKLLDEMIQFLKDILFSPLLSVAQYQPKLFDIEKDI; encoded by the coding sequence ATGAAACTTATTCAGGGAGTTCAGCTTCATCTGATAAAAAACAAAACATTTAAAACGAATCAGATAACGTTTCGCTTTTCAGGTGATTTGAATCAAAAAACGGTAGCAAAGCGAGTCTTAGTAGCTCAAATGTTAGCAACGGCTAACGATACCTATCCTACTGCCAAGCAATTTAGAGAAAAATTAGCACAAATGTATGGAGCAAGCCTGTCAACTCATGTGTCAACCAAGGGTTTGGTTCATATTGTGGATATTGACATTACCTTTATTCAGGATCAGTATGCTTTTTATGGAGAGAAGCTTCTAGACGAAATGATTCAATTTCTAAAGGATATCCTTTTTTCTCCTTTGTTATCAGTGGCTCAGTACCAGCCCAAACTATTTGACATCGAAAAAGACATTTGA